The Rhizobium sp. BT03 genome has a window encoding:
- a CDS encoding alpha/beta hydrolase codes for MRMSTSHCTIITAIAAFFLSATILSAVGPARAGDALPPFKDDLFSQQAILQTGDDGAFEVIDYDEMRDINGRDQIPQKRVQQKYVALGIRKAQVDETLSLDGVRLDVTRVGQAQNAALTVIFIHGRDGDRRLGANDYSFGGNFNRLKNLVAGNGGVYYSPTVRSFDSNGVAAIAGLIRYASAQSPGRPIVLSCASMGSQICWGVARDGESVKRLKGMLVMSGVTDPDFTRSAFYKAKLPLWFAHGSRDPVYAASTQQALFESLHKAKYPTRFTLFQTGNHGTPIRMVDWRRVLNWILAG; via the coding sequence ATGCGAATGTCCACAAGTCATTGCACCATCATCACTGCAATTGCGGCGTTTTTCCTGTCCGCGACTATTTTGTCGGCTGTCGGGCCGGCGAGGGCGGGTGATGCGCTGCCGCCGTTCAAGGACGATCTGTTTTCGCAGCAGGCCATCTTGCAGACGGGCGATGACGGCGCCTTCGAGGTCATCGACTATGACGAGATGCGCGATATCAACGGCCGCGACCAGATCCCGCAAAAGCGGGTGCAGCAGAAATATGTGGCGCTCGGCATCCGCAAGGCCCAAGTCGACGAAACCCTGTCTCTCGACGGCGTCAGGCTCGATGTCACCAGGGTGGGACAGGCCCAGAATGCCGCCTTAACGGTGATTTTCATCCATGGCCGCGACGGCGACCGGCGGCTGGGGGCCAACGACTACAGCTTCGGCGGCAATTTCAACCGGCTGAAGAACCTCGTCGCCGGCAATGGCGGCGTCTATTATTCGCCGACGGTCAGGAGCTTCGACAGCAACGGCGTTGCGGCAATCGCCGGCTTGATCCGCTATGCCAGCGCCCAATCGCCCGGCCGGCCGATCGTCCTGTCCTGCGCCTCGATGGGCAGCCAGATCTGCTGGGGCGTTGCGCGTGACGGCGAGAGCGTCAAGCGGCTGAAGGGCATGCTTGTCATGAGCGGCGTCACCGATCCCGATTTTACCAGGAGCGCCTTCTACAAGGCGAAGCTGCCGCTCTGGTTCGCCCATGGCAGCCGTGACCCGGTCTATGCCGCCAGCACCCAGCAGGCGCTGTTCGAAAGCCTGCACAAGGCCAAATATCCGACGCGCTTCACACTGTTTCAGACCGGCAACCACGGGACGCCGATCCGGATGGTCGACTGGCGCCGGGTCTTGAACTGGATTCTCGCCGGTTAG